A genomic window from Pecten maximus chromosome 6, xPecMax1.1, whole genome shotgun sequence includes:
- the LOC117329784 gene encoding uncharacterized protein LOC117329784 codes for MATGHILPGFGQPVTNLRRAKTAFPLDKTMLKEHALLNVPRPDVRELRHIRENARHVWSAKPTYATSYNCHYEGRSLDEQTKSRPTSPTRKNKPHPPLVFLTNRLHYIDGLQNPDATLGKDVYRVDGVVPDDEYIRRRLIREKYVARPQTVAINQYADDGLKEIFPATEAQAASAWLKIADDKDKFQLMNMMQDERTRASKEQNKKLQSPVPKLERANTDMPSLHRWMKMAGADESNALNKVLQSIRTNPDHQLSSRVGSTSGSLRERRTNEINSMRRIRFVPQATRGEFLMHPDWPPNIPHHHVP; via the exons ATGGCGACGGGACATATATTGCCAGGATTTGGCCAACCAGTGACAAATCTGAGAAGAGCTAAAACAGCGTTTCCTTTGGATAAGACAATGTTGAAGGAGCATGCTTTATTAAATGTCCCAAGGCCAGATGTGAGAGAACTAAGACACATCAGAGAAAACGCACGACATGTGTGGTCCGCCAAACCTACATATGCCACATCATATAACTGCCATTATGAAGGGAGATCATTGGATGAACAGACAAAATCCAGGCCAACGTCACCAACAAGAAAAAATAAGCCTCATCCACCTCT agTGTTTTTGACAAATAGACTTCATTACATTGATGGCCTCCAAAATCCTGATGCTACTCTGGGGAAAGATGTCTATAGAG tGGATGGAGTTGTGCCTGACGATGAATACATCAGGAGAAGACTAATCCGTGAGAAATACGTCGCACGGCCACAAACAGTAGCGATTAACCAATATGCTGATGAT GGTTTGAAAGAAATTTTCCCTGCAACAGAAGCACAAGCAGCAAGTGCCTGGCTAAAAATTGCAGATGATAAAg ATAAGTTCCAACTCATGAATATGATGCAGGATGAACGAACAAGAGCATCTAAAGAACAGAACAAGAAGTTACAATCACCA GTTCCAAAGCTGGAGAGAGCAAACACAGACATGCCCTCGCTACACAGGTGGATGAAAATGGCGGGAGCTGATG aaagcAATGCGTTAAATAAAGTTCTTCAGTCCATCCGGACCAACCCTGATCATCAGTTATCTTCGCGAGTTGGCTCCACTTCCGGATCTTTGAGAGAGAGACGTACCAACGAGATTAACTCCATGAGGCGTATTCGATTTGTTCCCCAGGCAACTCGCGGAGAGTTCTTAATGCATCCTGATTGGCCCCCAAACATTCCTCATCATCATGTGCCTTGA